GCCCGCCCAGGATCGCGGCGATGAACGCCTTGAGAACCGGCGTGAACCCCATCAGCGGATCGACCGAGGCGCGCTGGCTCACCCAGAGCACCGCGGCCACGCCCGCCAGCAGACCGGAGAGCGCGAAGGCCCCCGCGATCACCGTGTTGGCCCGGATCCCCATGAGACGCGCCACCGCGAAATCCTCGGCCGCCGCGCGCATCGCGATGCCGGTCTTCTGCTTGTTCATGAACCGGTCGAGAAAGATCAGCATGACCACCGTCGCCACGATCGCCACGATCTTGTTCACCCCGATGACGAAGCCGCCCACCCGCACGCTGTCCGACAGGAAATCGGGCAGGAGCACGGCCTGCGAACGCGCCGAAATGAGGTTCTGGAAAAGCACCTGGAGGATCATCGCCACCGCGAAGGAGGTGATGAGCATCGTCGCCCCCGACGCGTTGCGCACGGGCCGGAAGGCGATCCGCTCCATCGCCACCGCCGCCACCATCGCGGCGAGGATCGCCAGGGGCACCGACACCGCGAAGGGAAGCCCCGCCGCGCCCGCATACATCAGCGTGTAGCCCGAGATCGTCATCAGCTCGCCATGGGCGAAGTTGATGAGCCCCATGATCGAGAAGACCACCGCGAGGCCCAGCGCGAGAAGCGCGTAGGTGCCGCCCAGCGCCAGCGCGTTCGTCGTCTGCTGCAAGAATAGATCCATCACTCCGCTCCCAGATAGGCCGCCTGCAAATCGTCGGCAGCGGCCAGCTCCCGCGCCGTTCCCCGCGCGGTGATCTTGCCTCCCGACAGGACATAGCCGCGATCCGCGACCTCGAGCGCCATGCTCACGTTCTGCTCCACCACCACGAGCGTCACGCCCTGCTCGCGCAGGCGCGCGATCAGCTCGAAGACCTGGCTCACGATCTTCGGCGCAAGGCCCAGCGACGGCTCGTCCAGCAGCAGAAGCCGCGGCCCGCTCATCAGCGCGCGCCCCACGGCCAGCATCTGCTGTTGTCCACCCGAGAGCGTGCCGGCGAATTGCGTGCGCCGCTCCTTGAGGATGGGGAAAAGCTCGTAGACCCGCTCCCACGCCGCCGCCACCTGGTCCCGCTCGGTGATGCCATAGGCGCCCATCCGCAGGTTCTCCTCGACCGTCAGCGTGCCGAAGACGCGGCGCCCCTCGGGCGACAGGGTCATGCCCATCGGCGCGAAGCGCTCGGGCGCGTGGTGGGTGATGTCCTCGCCGTCGAAGACGACCCGCCCTGCCGCGACCGGGACGAGGCCCACCAGTGCGTTGAGCGTCGAGGACTTCCCGGCGCCGTTGGCGCCGAGAAGCGTGACGATCTCGCCCTCCTCGATCTCGAAATCTATCCCGCGCACCGCTTCCACGGCGCCATAGCGGACTTCCAGACCTGAAACCGAGAGAAGCGACATCGCCCTTTCCTCCTCACTGCATCCGCGGCGCGGGGATGAGATCGGGATCGGGCGTGGGCTGGGCCACCAGCTCGCGCTCCCCATCCTTGACCCGGATGATCGAGACCTGCCGCACCGGCATTCCGTTTGTGCCCTTGTAGGTTATCAGCCCCGTGGCACCCTGCACGTTCTCGAGTTCTGCCATGGCGTCGCGGATATCCTTGGGATCGGTCGATCCTTCGGCCGCGAGAACCGCCGCCTCGATCACCTTGATGAGGTCATAGCCCACCGCGCTGTAGATCGTTTCGGGCGCTTCACCGTATTTGGCCTCATAGGCCTGATCGAACGCCTCCAGCGCACTGCCCGGTGTTGCGTGACCCGCCGTGGTGAAGACGACACCCTCTCCCACATCGCCCAGCGAAAAGGTCGTCGGGCTGTCGATCCCGTCGGACCCGATGATCTGGCTCTCCACGCCCGCCGCGCGCAGCGCCTTCAGCAACGAGGGGAAATCCGGCTCGTAGGCCGAGGTCATGACCACATCGGGTTGCGGGTCCTGCGACGCGATCGTGGTGGCGATGGCCGAAAAATCCTGCTGGCCGATCGTGTTCGTGGAACGTCCCACGACCTCGCCGCCGAGCTTCTCGAAGACATCCGCGAAATAGAGCGGCATGGTCGTGTATTGCGTGTCGGGCGAATAGACGATCCACGCCGTTTCGTAGCCTTGCTCGCGTGCCCATTCGGCCGAAACCGTGGCCTGCACGTTGTCGCCGGGGAAGTTCGAGAACATGAACTCTCCACCCACTTCGGGCAGCGTCGGAGACGACGCCACCGTCGAAATCGCAGGGATGCCCGCGCTGCTGACCACTCCGACTGCGGCAAGCGACGGATCGGAGTCACCCGGCAGCACGATCACCGACACGCCAGCATCGGCCAACTCCTGCGCCGCGATCGAGGTCTGCGCCGCGTCCGAGCGCACGTCCTTTTCGATCAGTTCGATCTTGGTCGTGCCGCCGATACCGCCGGCCTCGTTGATCTCTTCGACGGCGAGTTTCATGCCCTTCATCGTCGGCGCATCGGCATAGGCAAGCGATCCTGTTTGCGCAGTGGCGGTGCCGATCTGCAATGTCTCGGCCACCGCCGGCAGCGCCATGGCCGCCGCAAGGCCGGTTGAAATGATCAGATGTTTCATCGTCTTTCTCCCTTGTTGAATGCTGTTGTGGTTGCGTTGTCGTTCACTGGTCCCTGCCCGGCCCCAGGTAGGCTTCGATCACCGCCGGGTTCCGGCGTATCTCGGCGGGCGTGCCCTCGGCGATCAGGTGGCCCTCGTTCAGCACCGCGATCCGGTCGCAAAGCTGGTTGATGAGATGCAGGTCGTGATCCACCAGCAGGATGCCGATCCCGAAATCCCGCGTCAGTCCGCGCAACTGCTCCATCAGCGCGGCGGTCTCCTCGGCGTTCATGCCCGCCGCCGGCTCGTCGAGGAACAGGATCGACGGCTCGCAGGCCAGGGCACGGGCGATCTCGACCCGGCGCTGGTCCCCGTAGGACAGCGTGCCCGCATCCTCCGCCGCCTTCGCCTCGAGGCCCATCCGCGCGATCGCCGACTGCGCGCGCGCCTGCGCATCGCGCCCGCCCTTCGTCGAGAGCGCCGCCACCAGCACGTTCTGGTAGACGCTGAGCGTCGAGAACAGCCGGATGTTCTGGAATGTCCGCGCGATCCCGCGATCCGCGACCTGCGGCGAGCTCAGCCCGGTCAGGTCCTCGCCCCCGCGCCGCACCCGCCCCTCCGAGGGCGTCAGGATGCCCGAGAGCATGTTGAGATAGGTGGTCTTGCCCGACCCGTTCGGCCCGATGAGCCCGACGATCTCGCCCGGCTCGATCGAAAGCGACACGTCGTCGACCGCCGTCAGCCCGCCGAACCGCATCGTAAGGTTCTCCGCGACGAGGCGGCTCTCCTCCTCGACCTCGCGCTCCGAGGGCGGCGCGGCGGCGGTGTCGGGCGTCCTGGGAAACAGGCGCTCTTCCCATTCCTTCAGCCCGGCCAGCCCGTCTGCCTTGCGGAACATCGCGATGAGGATGATGAGACCGATCCCGATCTGCGCCGTGCCGAGGACCGGCGGCATCTCGAGGCCGCCGATGCTGAACCCGCTTTCCAGCCGCCGCAGAAGCTCGGTGACGAGCGTGATGACCACCGCGCCGGTGACGGCCCCCGTGACCGTGCTCATGCCGCCCACGATAAGCATCGCCAGAAGCAGGAAGGTATCGGCGAAATAGAACTTCTTCGCGCTGAACGCGCCCAGGAAATGCGCGATGAGCGCCCCGGCCAACGCCATCACCGCCGCGCTCAGCACCCAGGCGATCAGCCGCTCGCGCCGGATGCGCACGCCGACCGCCCCGGCCGAGATCGCGTCCTCCCGCCCCGCCCGCAGCCGCAGGCCCGAGACCGAATCGCGGTAGAGCCGCGCCACGATCAGAGCGAGGATACATCCGATCGCGGCGGTCCAGAGCCCGGTCTCGCGCGGCACGCCGAAGAAGGATTGCGCGCCCCGCGTCACGTCGCGCCAGCCGATGATGACCCCGTGCACGATGATCAGAAGACCCAGCGTCGCGATCACCGCCGCCGACCCCTCGAGCCGCCCGATCGCCAGCCCGATGACCAGCGCCACCAGCGCGGTGAACACCACCGCCACCGCCGTCGCCGACACGAGGTCGAGCTGCGTGGTGGCCAGCCACTCCGGCAGCTTGGGCAGCGTCGCGGTCTTGAGCGGCACCGGCAGCGTCAGGATCGACGCCGCATAGGCCCCGATCCCCATGAACGCCACGTGCCCGAAGCTCAGGATGCCGCTGTTGCCGGTATAGATCCCGATGCCCACGACGCCGATGAGCGATATGAAGAAGACCGTGAGGATGCGCTCCGTCGCCACGCCCATCGCCTGCGCGAGGAACACCGCCGCCACCGTCAGGACGACGATGGCCAGAACCGATGCCAGGATGTGCAGACGTGGCGAAACGATCATGAGCGCCCCCTCCCGATGACACCCCCAAGCTTTGATATATTTTTTCCATAGTCAATCTTTTTCATTTTCTTGATAGATTATTTTCTTATACTCGGGGTCGTAACCGGGGGGCGATCATGCAGGTTCTCGAACGTATCGCGGCCATCGAGCCCGACCTGACGGCGGCCGAGCGCAAGCTGCGCACCGCGCTCATGGCCGACTACCCGTTCGCGGGGCTCGAACCGATTCAGTCGCTCGCCGAGCGGACGCGGACCTCCTCGCCCACCATTTCGCGTTTCGTCACCAAGCTCGGATTCGGCGGCTACCAGGAGTTCCAGCGCCACCTCATAGAGGAGCTGAAGGAGGGCAACCGCTCGCCGCTCGACCTGCATGAGCGCGACCGGCAGGTGCAGGGCGAATTCCTCGACGATTTCGTGGCCCGCGCCGGCGAGATCGTGCGCGCCTCCACGGCGGCCACGACCCACGCGCAATTCGCCCGCATGACCGACATGCTGGCCGATCCCAAGCGCGCGGTCCACGTGATCGGCGGGCGAATCAGCGACGCCATCGCGCTCTATCTCTCGCGCCACCTCCGCCAGATGCGCCGCGACGTGTTCCACCTTCCCTCGGACCCCGAGATCTGGCCCGAATACCTGCTTCGGATGCGCCCCCGCGACATACTCTTCATCGTCGATTTCCGCCGCTACCAGCCAAGCCTCGCCGAACTGGCCGAGCGCGCCGCCGACGGGCGCGGCGCCCAGGTATTCCTCATGACCGACAAGTGGCTCTCGCCCGTTTCGCGCCATGCGCGCGAGGTGGTCGCGGTGCCCATCGACAGCGGCACGGTCTGGGACAGCTACTCGGGCGCCCTCACCCTCGTCGAGGCGATGGTGACGCGCATCGCCGAAGAGACATGGGACGACACCCGCAAGCGCATCAAGTCATGGGACGCCATGCGCCTCGACACCAAGGAGACCCCGAATGATCCGTGATCCGCTGATTTTCGCCGCCACGTCCGACCTCGCCGGCAAGATGCGCGGCAAGGCGTTCCCGGCCTCGCAACTCGAAAAGCGGCTCGAGCGCGGCATCGGCTGGGTGCCCACCAACGCGCTCATTACCTGTTTCGACACCATCGCGGAATCGCCCTTCGGCTCGCTCGGGGATCTCGCGATCATGCCCGACCGCGACGCCTCCTACGAGATCGACTTCGAGGACGGCACCCCGCCCGAGCGGTTCATCCTGGGCGACATCACCACGCCCGAGGGCGCGCCGTGGCTGGGCTGCACGCGCGGCGCGCTGCGCTCGGCGCTGGACCGTCTCCACCGGGTCACCGGGCTCACGCTGAACGCCGCCTTCGAGCATGAATTCCAGCTTCGGACGGACACCCCCGCCATGGGTGAGGCATTCACGCTCCAGGGCCTCTCCCGCCGCCGCGCCATGGGCGAGGCGCTCGTCGCGGCCATGGCACAGGCGGGCCTGGGCGAGGACACGTTC
This window of the Roseovarius sp. SCSIO 43702 genome carries:
- a CDS encoding MurR/RpiR family transcriptional regulator, whose translation is MQVLERIAAIEPDLTAAERKLRTALMADYPFAGLEPIQSLAERTRTSSPTISRFVTKLGFGGYQEFQRHLIEELKEGNRSPLDLHERDRQVQGEFLDDFVARAGEIVRASTAATTHAQFARMTDMLADPKRAVHVIGGRISDAIALYLSRHLRQMRRDVFHLPSDPEIWPEYLLRMRPRDILFIVDFRRYQPSLAELAERAADGRGAQVFLMTDKWLSPVSRHAREVVAVPIDSGTVWDSYSGALTLVEAMVTRIAEETWDDTRKRIKSWDAMRLDTKETPNDP
- a CDS encoding ATP-binding cassette domain-containing protein — its product is MIVSPRLHILASVLAIVVLTVAAVFLAQAMGVATERILTVFFISLIGVVGIGIYTGNSGILSFGHVAFMGIGAYAASILTLPVPLKTATLPKLPEWLATTQLDLVSATAVAVVFTALVALVIGLAIGRLEGSAAVIATLGLLIIVHGVIIGWRDVTRGAQSFFGVPRETGLWTAAIGCILALIVARLYRDSVSGLRLRAGREDAISAGAVGVRIRRERLIAWVLSAAVMALAGALIAHFLGAFSAKKFYFADTFLLLAMLIVGGMSTVTGAVTGAVVITLVTELLRRLESGFSIGGLEMPPVLGTAQIGIGLIILIAMFRKADGLAGLKEWEERLFPRTPDTAAAPPSEREVEEESRLVAENLTMRFGGLTAVDDVSLSIEPGEIVGLIGPNGSGKTTYLNMLSGILTPSEGRVRRGGEDLTGLSSPQVADRGIARTFQNIRLFSTLSVYQNVLVAALSTKGGRDAQARAQSAIARMGLEAKAAEDAGTLSYGDQRRVEIARALACEPSILFLDEPAAGMNAEETAALMEQLRGLTRDFGIGILLVDHDLHLINQLCDRIAVLNEGHLIAEGTPAEIRRNPAVIEAYLGPGRDQ
- a CDS encoding ABC transporter substrate-binding protein, whose amino-acid sequence is MKHLIISTGLAAAMALPAVAETLQIGTATAQTGSLAYADAPTMKGMKLAVEEINEAGGIGGTTKIELIEKDVRSDAAQTSIAAQELADAGVSVIVLPGDSDPSLAAVGVVSSAGIPAISTVASSPTLPEVGGEFMFSNFPGDNVQATVSAEWAREQGYETAWIVYSPDTQYTTMPLYFADVFEKLGGEVVGRSTNTIGQQDFSAIATTIASQDPQPDVVMTSAYEPDFPSLLKALRAAGVESQIIGSDGIDSPTTFSLGDVGEGVVFTTAGHATPGSALEAFDQAYEAKYGEAPETIYSAVGYDLIKVIEAAVLAAEGSTDPKDIRDAMAELENVQGATGLITYKGTNGMPVRQVSIIRVKDGERELVAQPTPDPDLIPAPRMQ
- a CDS encoding ABC transporter ATP-binding protein; translation: MSLLSVSGLEVRYGAVEAVRGIDFEIEEGEIVTLLGANGAGKSSTLNALVGLVPVAAGRVVFDGEDITHHAPERFAPMGMTLSPEGRRVFGTLTVEENLRMGAYGITERDQVAAAWERVYELFPILKERRTQFAGTLSGGQQQMLAVGRALMSGPRLLLLDEPSLGLAPKIVSQVFELIARLREQGVTLVVVEQNVSMALEVADRGYVLSGGKITARGTARELAAADDLQAAYLGAE
- a CDS encoding branched-chain amino acid ABC transporter permease; amino-acid sequence: MDLFLQQTTNALALGGTYALLALGLAVVFSIMGLINFAHGELMTISGYTLMYAGAAGLPFAVSVPLAILAAMVAAVAMERIAFRPVRNASGATMLITSFAVAMILQVLFQNLISARSQAVLLPDFLSDSVRVGGFVIGVNKIVAIVATVVMLIFLDRFMNKQKTGIAMRAAAEDFAVARLMGIRANTVIAGAFALSGLLAGVAAVLWVSQRASVDPLMGFTPVLKAFIAAILGGLGSLRGAVAGGFALGFIEVYLAAFLPQEMQEFRDPIGLGLVVLILLIRPNGLIPSRVLGAVKV